The following proteins are encoded in a genomic region of Streptomyces sp. NBC_01723:
- a CDS encoding type II toxin-antitoxin system Phd/YefM family antitoxin, which produces MAYEIPVTQARAELADLINRVVYGGERVVVTRHGKPLVALVSAADLERLEQEAGESSEGQVITSVTGVRDTAAQTPREHHRFGIAAEHRGPNPT; this is translated from the coding sequence ATGGCCTACGAGATTCCGGTGACGCAAGCCAGGGCTGAGCTCGCCGACCTGATCAACCGGGTGGTGTACGGCGGCGAACGCGTCGTCGTGACGCGGCACGGCAAGCCTCTCGTCGCCCTCGTCTCCGCCGCCGACCTGGAGCGCCTGGAGCAGGAGGCCGGGGAGTCGTCGGAGGGGCAGGTGATCACCTCGGTCACCGGGGTCCGTGACACGGCCGCCCAGACACCCCGCGAACACCACCGCTTCGGCATCGCGGCGGA
- a CDS encoding VOC family protein, with protein MTGEPSFFELGVADPERGRVFYGALFGWPLAAGPTGRGFSIGTAGLPGGMHGGDPGASPYLFFRVDDLDAAVARVRELGGSVEEPGEEGEEDAESAARFGRFKLCRDDQGSSFGLHEPPHGK; from the coding sequence ATGACCGGCGAACCGTCGTTCTTCGAGCTCGGCGTGGCGGACCCCGAGCGCGGGCGGGTCTTCTACGGCGCCCTGTTCGGCTGGCCCCTCGCTGCGGGCCCCACGGGGCGCGGGTTCTCCATCGGCACCGCCGGGCTGCCGGGCGGCATGCACGGCGGTGACCCGGGCGCCTCCCCGTACCTGTTCTTCCGGGTCGACGACCTGGACGCCGCCGTGGCCCGGGTGCGTGAGCTGGGCGGCTCCGTCGAGGAACCGGGCGAGGAGGGCGAGGAGGACGCGGAGTCGGCGGCCCGGTTCGGCCGGTTCAAGCTCTGCCGGGACGACCAGGGCTCCTCCTTCGGCCTGCACGAGCCACCGCACGGGAAATGA
- a CDS encoding ATP-dependent Clp protease proteolytic subunit — MTRPSARRVLPEFTERTSAGARTSDPYSKLLEERIVFLGTPVDETSANDVMAQFMYLEHQAPDRDIALYINSPGGSFTAMAAVYDTMRYVACDVETTCLGQAGASAALLLAAGTPGKRAMLPGARVVLRQPLLTEPMEGQASDLAIRAEELTRIRARLEEILVRHTGRTPAQVTEDIERDTVLDAQQALEYGLVDRIVSDRSAAPGTPGSR, encoded by the coding sequence ATGACCCGACCGTCCGCACGCCGCGTCCTGCCCGAGTTCACCGAGCGCACGAGCGCCGGAGCCCGGACGTCGGACCCGTACTCGAAGCTGCTGGAGGAGCGGATCGTCTTCCTCGGGACGCCGGTCGACGAGACCTCCGCGAACGACGTGATGGCGCAGTTCATGTATCTGGAGCACCAGGCCCCGGACCGGGACATCGCCCTCTACATCAACTCCCCCGGCGGCTCGTTCACGGCCATGGCGGCGGTCTACGACACGATGCGCTACGTCGCCTGCGACGTGGAGACGACCTGCCTGGGACAGGCCGGCGCCTCCGCCGCGCTGCTGCTGGCGGCGGGCACGCCGGGCAAGCGGGCGATGCTGCCCGGGGCGCGGGTGGTGCTCCGTCAGCCGCTGCTCACCGAGCCGATGGAGGGGCAGGCGAGCGACCTGGCCATCCGGGCCGAGGAGTTGACCCGGATCCGCGCCCGCCTGGAGGAGATCCTTGTGCGGCACACGGGCCGCACTCCGGCGCAGGTGACCGAGGACATCGAGCGGGACACCGTCCTGGACGCCCAACAGGCCCTGGAGTACGGGCTGGTGGACCGGATCGTGTCCGACCGCTCCGCCGCGCCCGGCACACCCGGCAGCCGGTGA
- a CDS encoding C40 family peptidase gives MFALNRVPSLMARAGTASALTLAAVGGSVVVPGFSSEAAAAAHATKALKIAASKKGSPYRWGAVGPRRFDCSGLTLYSFKKVGKKLPRTAAQQYNKTRHVSAKKRKAGDLVFFHSGRSVYHVGIYAGKGKLWHAPKTGDVVRLQKIWTGSVSYGRVK, from the coding sequence ATGTTCGCGCTCAATCGTGTCCCGTCCCTGATGGCTCGTGCCGGTACGGCCTCGGCCCTCACTCTCGCCGCGGTGGGCGGCTCCGTCGTGGTCCCCGGTTTCTCCTCGGAGGCGGCCGCGGCGGCCCATGCGACGAAGGCCCTCAAGATCGCGGCCTCCAAGAAGGGTTCCCCCTACAGGTGGGGCGCCGTCGGGCCCCGCAGGTTCGACTGCTCCGGCCTGACGCTGTACTCGTTCAAGAAGGTCGGCAAGAAGCTGCCGCGCACGGCGGCCCAGCAGTACAACAAGACCCGCCACGTCTCGGCCAAGAAGCGCAAGGCCGGAGACCTGGTCTTCTTCCACTCGGGCCGCAGCGTCTACCACGTCGGCATCTACGCCGGTAAGGGCAAGCTCTGGCACGCCCCGAAGACCGGGGACGTGGTGCGCCTGCAGAAGATCTGGACCGGGAGCGTCTCCTACGGCCGGGTCAAGTAG
- a CDS encoding ATP-binding protein has translation MADHLEASVTLPSDPASVAAARTYVVGTLVEWGLPADADVSDTVRLIVSELATNAVQHTLGQSPTFTVDLVLDRDERLRVGVTDSHPRFPKRLPAAVQQDNGRGMVIIRWLTAECGGKLRVRPTREGGKTVSIELPWSAPGPSAAAEGVTAGQNAVIPLGRATRPRAV, from the coding sequence ATGGCCGATCACCTGGAAGCATCCGTCACTCTGCCGAGCGATCCCGCTTCGGTGGCAGCCGCGCGCACCTATGTGGTCGGCACGCTGGTGGAGTGGGGCCTGCCGGCGGACGCCGACGTGTCCGACACGGTCCGGCTCATCGTCTCCGAACTGGCGACCAACGCGGTCCAGCACACGCTCGGGCAGTCGCCCACCTTCACGGTGGACCTCGTCCTCGACCGTGACGAGCGGCTGCGCGTCGGCGTCACCGACAGCCATCCGCGATTTCCCAAGCGCCTGCCCGCCGCCGTGCAGCAGGACAACGGCCGCGGGATGGTGATCATCCGCTGGCTGACGGCCGAATGCGGCGGCAAGCTGCGGGTCCGCCCGACGCGGGAGGGCGGCAAGACCGTCTCCATCGAACTGCCCTGGAGCGCCCCCGGCCCGTCGGCCGCCGCCGAGGGGGTGACGGCGGGGCAGAACGCCGTCATCCCCCTCGGGAGAGCTACTCGACCCCGGGCTGTTTGA
- a CDS encoding helix-turn-helix domain-containing protein — MQHGPVVRRRKLGAELRALRTTAGITSGEAARLVGWHQSKVSRIETGTSGAKPADVRLLLDAYGVDDDQLRGLLIMLARSDDAGGRHHWWHAYRGVLPPTYRDFISLESQAGAMRTLETTVVPGLLQTPEYAREVTRAAVEGMPEERLDALVEVRLARQDVLRGEPPLELSAVLDEAVLRRQVGGPGVMARQLERLVEAARLPHVRLQVLPFAAGAHIGVTGPFVIFSFSSTSDLDVVVLDHLTSSLHLERKEDLEAYTEAFNALLIHALSPEDSLDFIAATAAGA; from the coding sequence ATGCAGCACGGTCCGGTGGTGCGCCGCAGGAAGCTGGGCGCGGAACTGCGCGCCCTGCGCACGACGGCGGGCATCACCAGCGGGGAGGCGGCCCGGCTGGTGGGCTGGCACCAGTCGAAGGTCAGCCGCATCGAGACCGGGACGAGCGGGGCGAAACCGGCCGACGTGCGGTTACTGCTCGACGCGTACGGCGTGGACGACGACCAGCTGCGCGGGCTGCTGATCATGCTGGCGCGCTCCGACGACGCGGGCGGCCGGCACCACTGGTGGCACGCCTACCGCGGGGTGCTGCCGCCCACCTACCGCGACTTCATCAGCCTGGAGTCCCAGGCCGGCGCCATGCGCACGCTGGAGACCACGGTGGTCCCCGGACTCCTCCAGACACCGGAGTACGCCCGCGAGGTGACGCGGGCCGCCGTGGAGGGGATGCCGGAGGAACGGCTGGACGCGCTGGTGGAGGTCAGGCTGGCCCGGCAGGACGTGCTGCGCGGTGAACCGCCGCTGGAGCTGAGCGCGGTGCTGGACGAGGCGGTGCTGCGCCGGCAGGTGGGCGGCCCCGGGGTGATGGCCCGCCAGCTGGAGCGGCTGGTGGAGGCGGCACGTCTGCCCCATGTCCGGCTCCAGGTATTGCCGTTTGCCGCAGGGGCGCACATCGGTGTCACCGGCCCTTTCGTAATCTTCTCCTTTTCGAGCACTTCTGATCTGGACGTGGTTGTTCTCGACCACTTGACGAGTAGCCTGCACCTCGAACGGAAAGAAGACCTAGAGGCCTATACCGAGGCCTTCAACGCCCTTCTGATCCATGCCCTTTCGCCCGAGGACTCGTTGGACTTCATCGCCGCGACCGCGGCAGGCGCGTAA
- a CDS encoding DUF397 domain-containing protein, whose product MSELPRNIPAGPDLTGVRWLRSSYSTGANNCVETARPSAGRWAGLLAVRDSKNPAGAALLFSPESWTSFTAGIHQD is encoded by the coding sequence CTGTCCGAACTTCCCCGGAACATCCCTGCCGGCCCCGATCTGACCGGCGTGCGGTGGCTGCGCAGCAGCTACAGCACGGGCGCGAACAACTGCGTGGAGACGGCCCGGCCGTCGGCCGGCCGCTGGGCCGGACTGCTCGCGGTGCGCGACTCCAAGAACCCCGCCGGGGCCGCCCTGCTCTTCTCCCCCGAGAGCTGGACGTCCTTCACCGCCGGGATCCACCAGGACTGA
- a CDS encoding 8-amino-7-oxononanoate synthase, with amino-acid sequence MAFGWIDEQARARHEAGLVRVLRPRPADSPLLDLASNDYLGLARHPEITEGAARAARTWGGGATGSRLVTGTTELHAALERELAAFCGFEAALVFSSGYAANLAAVTALAPHGSLVVSDAGNHASLIDGCRLARGATQVVAHAEPDAVRKALATHDGPAVAVSDTVFSVDGDAAPLAALADVCRERGAGLVVDDAHGLGVLGDGGRGAPYAAGLAGREDVVATVTLSKSLGSQGGAVLGSARVIGHLVNAARTFIFDTGLAPAATGAALAALSLLRREPERAARARAVAAELHARLTASGLAAVRPDAAVVSVRAPSPEGAVRWAADCRAAGLSVGCFRPPSVPDGVSRLRLTARADLSGEQIERAVRVIGETRP; translated from the coding sequence ATGGCGTTCGGCTGGATCGACGAACAGGCCCGGGCGCGCCACGAGGCGGGACTCGTACGGGTTCTGCGCCCCCGCCCGGCCGACTCGCCGCTGCTGGACCTGGCGAGCAACGACTACCTCGGACTGGCCCGGCACCCGGAGATCACCGAGGGCGCGGCCCGGGCGGCGCGCACCTGGGGCGGCGGCGCGACCGGTTCCCGGCTCGTGACCGGCACGACCGAACTGCACGCCGCACTCGAACGCGAACTGGCCGCGTTCTGCGGATTCGAGGCCGCGCTCGTGTTCTCCTCCGGTTACGCGGCCAACCTCGCCGCGGTCACCGCCCTGGCACCGCACGGCAGCCTGGTCGTATCCGACGCGGGCAACCACGCCTCGCTGATCGACGGCTGCCGACTGGCCCGGGGCGCGACCCAGGTGGTGGCGCACGCCGAGCCGGACGCCGTGCGCAAGGCGCTGGCCACGCACGACGGGCCCGCGGTCGCCGTCTCCGACACGGTCTTCTCGGTCGACGGCGACGCCGCGCCCCTGGCCGCGCTCGCCGACGTGTGCCGGGAGCGCGGCGCCGGTCTGGTCGTGGACGACGCGCACGGGCTGGGGGTGCTCGGCGACGGCGGCCGGGGCGCCCCGTACGCGGCGGGTCTCGCGGGCCGGGAGGACGTCGTCGCCACGGTCACGCTGTCCAAGTCACTGGGCAGCCAGGGAGGCGCGGTACTGGGTTCGGCCCGGGTGATCGGCCACCTGGTCAACGCCGCCCGGACGTTCATCTTCGACACCGGCCTCGCCCCCGCCGCGACGGGCGCGGCGCTGGCCGCGCTGAGCCTTTTGCGCCGCGAGCCCGAACGCGCGGCGCGGGCCCGTGCCGTCGCCGCCGAACTGCACGCACGCCTGACCGCCTCGGGCCTGGCGGCGGTACGTCCGGACGCCGCGGTGGTCTCGGTGCGCGCGCCCTCCCCGGAGGGGGCGGTGCGGTGGGCCGCCGACTGCCGTGCGGCCGGCCTGTCCGTGGGCTGTTTCCGTCCTCCTTCCGTGCCGGACGGTGTCTCACGGCTCAGGCTGACCGCTCGGGCGGACCTCTCCGGGGAACAGATCGAACGCGCGGTGCGGGTGATCGGCGAGACGCGACCATGA
- the bioB gene encoding biotin synthase BioB gives MDLLNTLVDKGLRRESPTREEALAVLATSDDDLLDVVAAAGKVRRHWFGRRVKLNYLVNLKSGLCPEDCSYCSQRLGSKAEILKYTWLKPDQATAAAAAGVSGGAKRVCLVASGRGPTDRDVDRVSDTIRAIKEQDGSVEVCACLGLLSDGQAERLREAGADAYNHNLNTSEATYGDITTTHTYADRVDTVRKAHAAGLSACSGLIAGMGESDEDLVDVVFSLRELDPDSVPVNFLIPMEGTPLAKEWHLTPQRCLRILAMTRFVCPDVEVRIAGGREVHLRTMQPLALNLANSIFLGDYLTSEGQAGHADLEMIADAGFEVEGADRVTLPEHRVTAAGGGCGSHAGGGCGSHGNGEEGGGCGSHADGGVCAPAPAARAEEPRTDLVAVRRRGAGTDLAPNA, from the coding sequence ATGGACCTGCTGAACACGCTGGTGGACAAGGGGCTTCGGCGCGAGTCGCCGACCCGCGAGGAGGCTCTGGCCGTCCTCGCCACTTCCGACGACGACCTGCTCGATGTGGTGGCCGCGGCCGGCAAGGTGCGCCGGCACTGGTTCGGCCGACGGGTGAAACTCAACTACCTCGTCAACCTCAAGTCGGGCCTGTGTCCCGAGGACTGCTCCTACTGCTCGCAGCGGCTGGGCTCCAAGGCGGAGATCCTCAAGTACACCTGGCTCAAGCCCGACCAGGCCACCGCGGCCGCCGCTGCCGGGGTGTCCGGGGGCGCCAAGCGGGTGTGCCTGGTGGCCAGCGGTCGCGGCCCGACCGACCGGGACGTGGACCGGGTCTCGGACACCATCCGGGCCATCAAGGAGCAGGACGGGTCCGTCGAGGTGTGCGCCTGCCTGGGACTTCTCTCCGACGGTCAGGCGGAGCGGCTGCGCGAGGCGGGCGCCGACGCCTACAACCACAACCTCAACACGTCCGAGGCGACGTACGGGGACATCACGACCACGCACACGTACGCCGACCGGGTGGACACGGTGCGCAAGGCGCACGCGGCCGGGCTTTCCGCCTGTTCGGGTCTCATCGCGGGCATGGGCGAGAGCGACGAGGACCTGGTCGACGTGGTCTTCTCGCTGCGCGAACTGGACCCGGACTCGGTGCCGGTCAACTTCCTGATCCCGATGGAGGGCACGCCGCTGGCCAAGGAGTGGCACCTCACCCCGCAGCGCTGCCTGCGCATCCTGGCGATGACCCGGTTCGTCTGCCCGGACGTCGAGGTGCGCATCGCCGGCGGGCGCGAGGTCCACCTGCGCACCATGCAGCCGCTGGCCCTGAACCTGGCCAACTCCATCTTCCTGGGCGACTACCTCACCAGTGAGGGCCAGGCCGGCCACGCCGACCTGGAGATGATCGCGGACGCCGGCTTCGAGGTGGAGGGCGCCGACCGGGTGACCCTGCCGGAGCACCGGGTCACGGCGGCCGGTGGCGGCTGCGGATCGCACGCGGGCGGCGGCTGCGGATCGCACGGGAACGGCGAGGAGGGCGGCGGCTGCGGGTCGCACGCCGACGGCGGGGTCTGCGCTCCGGCACCGGCCGCCAGGGCCGAGGAGCCCCGGACGGATCTGGTGGCCGTGCGCCGCCGCGGTGCCGGAACGGATCTCGCGCCCAATGCCTGA
- a CDS encoding adenosylmethionine--8-amino-7-oxononanoate transaminase produces the protein MPEPALTVDELLALDRRHVWHPYGPMPGRQDPLVVESASGVRLRPADGSAELVDGMSSWWSAIHGYNHPVLNEAAREQLERMSHVMFGGLTHEPAVRLAKLLVDMSPDGLEHVFLADSGSVSVEVAVKMCLQYWRSLGRPAKRRLLTWRGGYHGDTWQPMSVCDPEGGMHELWSGALPRQFFADAPPAEYDETYADHLRSTIERHAGELAAVIVEPVVQGAGGMRFHSPAYLRVLREACDAHGVLLVFDEIATGFGRTGALFAAEHAAVTPDVMCVGKALTGGYLTMAATLCTSEVADGISRGEVPVLAHGPTFMGNPLAAAVACASIGLLLGQDWLAEVKRIESGLRDGLAPAAGLPGVTDVRVLGAIGVVQLDHAVDMRAATAAAVREGVWLRPFRDLIYTMPPYVTGDADVARIARAVCAAAEEG, from the coding sequence ATGCCTGAGCCCGCGCTGACGGTGGACGAGCTGCTGGCGCTAGACCGGCGGCACGTCTGGCACCCGTACGGCCCCATGCCGGGGCGGCAGGACCCGCTCGTCGTGGAGTCGGCGAGCGGGGTGCGGCTGCGTCCCGCGGACGGCTCGGCGGAGCTGGTGGACGGGATGTCGTCCTGGTGGTCGGCGATCCACGGCTACAACCACCCGGTGCTGAACGAGGCCGCCCGCGAGCAGTTGGAGCGGATGAGCCACGTGATGTTCGGCGGGCTCACCCACGAGCCCGCCGTCCGGCTGGCGAAGCTCCTCGTCGACATGTCACCGGACGGGCTCGAGCACGTCTTCCTGGCCGACTCCGGTTCGGTCTCCGTCGAGGTCGCGGTCAAGATGTGCCTCCAGTACTGGCGTTCGCTGGGCCGCCCCGCCAAGCGCCGCCTGCTGACCTGGCGCGGCGGCTACCACGGCGACACCTGGCAGCCCATGTCGGTGTGCGACCCCGAGGGCGGGATGCACGAGCTGTGGTCGGGCGCCCTGCCGCGCCAGTTCTTCGCCGACGCGCCCCCCGCCGAGTACGACGAGACGTACGCCGACCATCTGCGGTCGACGATCGAGCGGCACGCCGGCGAACTGGCTGCGGTAATCGTCGAGCCGGTGGTGCAGGGCGCCGGCGGCATGCGGTTCCACTCCCCCGCGTACCTGCGGGTGCTGCGGGAGGCGTGCGACGCGCACGGCGTGCTGCTGGTGTTCGACGAGATCGCGACCGGCTTCGGCCGGACCGGCGCGCTGTTCGCGGCGGAGCACGCGGCGGTGACGCCGGACGTGATGTGCGTCGGCAAGGCGCTGACCGGCGGCTATCTCACGATGGCGGCCACCTTGTGCACGTCGGAGGTGGCCGACGGCATCTCGCGCGGCGAGGTGCCGGTCCTGGCCCACGGGCCGACGTTCATGGGCAATCCGCTGGCCGCGGCCGTGGCGTGCGCGTCGATCGGGCTGCTGCTCGGCCAGGACTGGCTCGCGGAGGTCAAGCGGATCGAGTCCGGCCTGCGCGACGGTCTGGCCCCCGCGGCCGGGCTGCCGGGCGTGACGGACGTACGGGTGCTGGGCGCGATCGGCGTGGTGCAGCTCGACCACGCCGTCGACATGCGGGCGGCGACCGCGGCGGCCGTCCGCGAGGGCGTGTGGCTGCGGCCGTTCCGCGACCTGATCTACACCATGCCGCCGTACGTCACGGGCGACGCGGACGTGGCACGCATCGCCCGCGCGGTGTGCGCGGCGGCGGAGGAAGGATGA
- the bioD gene encoding dethiobiotin synthase, with translation MPVLVITGTGTEIGKTVVTAAVAATALAGGRSVAVLKAAQTGVGPDEPGDAREVARLAGAVTAAEVARYPEPLAPGTAARRAGRAPVRPAEVAEAADKLATEHDLVLVEGAGGLLVRFDADGGTLADVAALLGAPVLLVTSAGLGTLNTTELTARELRSRGLDLPGVVIGSWPGAPDLAARCNLADLPEVSGAPLLGAVPAGAGALPPAAFRSAAPGWLAPRLDGTWDAAAFGAREAP, from the coding sequence ATGCCGGTACTGGTGATCACGGGCACGGGCACGGAGATCGGCAAGACGGTCGTGACGGCCGCCGTGGCCGCGACGGCGCTGGCGGGCGGCCGGTCGGTGGCGGTGCTGAAGGCCGCGCAGACGGGCGTGGGGCCGGACGAACCGGGGGACGCGCGGGAGGTGGCGCGCCTCGCGGGGGCCGTGACGGCGGCCGAAGTGGCCCGCTATCCGGAGCCGTTGGCGCCCGGCACGGCCGCGCGCCGGGCCGGACGGGCGCCGGTGCGCCCGGCGGAGGTGGCCGAAGCCGCGGACAAGCTGGCCACCGAGCACGATCTGGTGCTGGTCGAGGGGGCGGGCGGGCTGCTGGTCCGCTTCGACGCGGACGGCGGGACGCTGGCGGACGTCGCCGCGCTGCTGGGCGCCCCGGTGCTGCTGGTGACGTCGGCGGGCCTCGGCACGCTCAACACCACGGAGCTGACGGCGCGTGAACTGCGCTCCCGCGGTCTCGACCTGCCCGGTGTGGTGATCGGCAGCTGGCCCGGGGCCCCGGACCTCGCCGCGCGCTGCAACCTCGCGGACCTCCCGGAGGTGTCCGGCGCTCCGCTGCTCGGCGCCGTCCCCGCCGGGGCGGGTGCCCTGCCGCCGGCCGCCTTCCGGTCGGCGGCGCCGGGATGGCTGGCGCCCCGGCTGGACGGCACGTGGGACGCGGCGGCCTTCGGGGCGCGCGAGGCGCCCTGA
- a CDS encoding class I SAM-dependent methyltransferase, with product MPLRSARGVPRDAVHHPLFARYYARASVGAETRMGVGRVRGRLLAGLSGRVIEVGAGNGLNFSHYPGAVSEVVAIEPERLLRRLAVEAALRARVPVDVAPGAAEALPVKSEAFDAVVVSLVLCSVRDVPRALGEARRVLRPGGQLRFFEHGRGGGRMMTFTQRALDRTLWPPLSGGCHLSRDPVAALRDAGFALGPYRRMMIPEHGPALPSSYCVLGTAWRPPETGAGTASMY from the coding sequence ATGCCGCTGCGATCCGCCCGCGGGGTGCCGCGGGACGCCGTGCACCATCCGCTCTTCGCCCGCTACTACGCCCGGGCCAGTGTGGGCGCCGAGACCCGGATGGGCGTGGGCCGCGTCCGCGGGCGGCTGCTGGCCGGGCTGTCCGGGCGGGTGATCGAGGTCGGCGCGGGCAACGGGCTGAACTTCTCCCACTATCCGGGCGCCGTCTCGGAGGTCGTCGCCATCGAACCGGAGCGGCTGCTGCGGCGGTTGGCGGTGGAGGCGGCGCTGCGCGCGCGGGTGCCGGTGGACGTGGCGCCGGGCGCGGCCGAGGCGCTGCCGGTCAAGAGCGAGGCCTTCGACGCGGTCGTGGTCTCACTCGTGCTGTGCAGCGTCCGCGACGTGCCGCGGGCGCTCGGGGAGGCGCGGCGGGTGCTGCGGCCCGGCGGCCAGCTGCGGTTCTTCGAGCACGGCCGGGGCGGCGGGCGGATGATGACCTTCACCCAGCGCGCCCTGGACCGGACGCTGTGGCCGCCGCTGTCCGGCGGCTGCCACCTGTCCCGCGATCCCGTCGCCGCGCTGCGGGACGCGGGGTTCGCGCTCGGCCCCTACCGGCGGATGATGATCCCGGAGCACGGCCCGGCACTGCCCAGTTCGTACTGCGTCCTCGGCACGGCCTGGCGCCCACCGGAGACGGGGGCGGGGACGGCCTCGATGTATTGA
- the trxB gene encoding thioredoxin-disulfide reductase: MSEIREVVIIGSGPAGYAAALYTARAQLRPLLFGSSILVGGSLTTTTEVENFPGFPEGVDGPVLMENMRAQAEKFGAEMIDDDIAEVDLTGDIKLLTDSSGTVHRAKTVIIATGSGYRKLGLPNEDELSGRGVSWCATCDGFFFRDRDIVVVGGGDTAMEEATFLTRFARSVTVVHRRSTLRASKVMQDRAFADDKISFAFDSEIAEIREANGMLGGVVLRDVLTGATRDLDVTGLFIAIGHDPRTELFKGRLDLDGEGYITVAAPTTRTSLPGVFAAGDVVDHTYRQAITAAGTGAAAALDAERYLAARNTAQAEPETVAVPA; the protein is encoded by the coding sequence GTGAGCGAGATACGCGAGGTCGTCATCATCGGCTCCGGCCCCGCCGGATACGCCGCCGCCCTCTACACCGCCCGCGCCCAGCTCAGGCCCCTGCTGTTCGGCAGCTCCATCTTGGTCGGCGGATCTCTGACGACCACCACCGAGGTGGAGAACTTCCCCGGATTCCCCGAGGGCGTCGACGGCCCCGTCCTGATGGAGAACATGCGGGCTCAGGCCGAGAAGTTCGGCGCTGAGATGATCGACGACGACATTGCCGAGGTGGACCTCACCGGTGACATCAAGCTCCTCACCGACTCCTCGGGCACGGTGCACCGCGCGAAGACGGTGATCATCGCGACCGGCTCCGGCTACCGCAAGCTAGGCCTGCCGAACGAGGACGAACTGTCCGGCCGGGGTGTGTCCTGGTGCGCAACCTGCGACGGGTTCTTCTTCCGCGACCGCGACATCGTCGTGGTCGGCGGCGGCGACACCGCCATGGAGGAAGCCACCTTCCTCACCCGCTTCGCCCGCTCGGTCACCGTAGTCCACCGCCGCTCCACCCTGCGCGCCTCCAAGGTCATGCAGGACCGGGCCTTCGCCGACGACAAGATCTCCTTCGCCTTCGACAGCGAGATCGCCGAGATCAGGGAGGCGAACGGGATGCTCGGCGGTGTCGTCCTGCGCGACGTCCTCACCGGCGCCACCCGCGATCTGGACGTGACGGGGCTGTTCATCGCCATCGGGCACGACCCACGCACCGAACTTTTCAAGGGCCGGCTCGACCTTGATGGCGAGGGCTACATCACTGTCGCCGCCCCAACGACGCGTACCAGCCTGCCGGGAGTGTTCGCTGCCGGCGACGTCGTCGACCACACCTACCGCCAGGCCATCACCGCTGCCGGCACCGGAGCAGCCGCAGCCCTGGACGCTGAACGCTACCTCGCTGCCCGCAACACGGCGCAGGCCGAGCCGGAGACCGTCGCAGTCCCTGCCTGA
- a CDS encoding arsenate reductase ArsC encodes MADKPSVLFVCVHNAGRSQMAAAWLTHLAGDRVEVRSAGSNPGDQVNPAAVEAMAEVGIDISAETPKILTIDAVRESDVCITMGCGDTCPVFPGKRYLDWKLEDPAGQGVEAVRPIRDEIKTLVEGLIAEIAPAKPEATA; translated from the coding sequence ATGGCCGACAAGCCGTCCGTCCTGTTCGTCTGCGTCCACAACGCCGGCCGCTCCCAGATGGCCGCCGCGTGGCTGACCCACCTGGCCGGAGACCGAGTCGAGGTCCGCTCCGCCGGCTCCAACCCCGGCGACCAGGTCAACCCGGCCGCCGTCGAGGCCATGGCCGAAGTCGGCATCGACATCTCCGCCGAGACCCCGAAGATCCTCACCATCGACGCGGTCCGCGAGTCGGACGTGTGCATCACCATGGGCTGCGGCGACACCTGCCCCGTCTTCCCCGGCAAGCGCTACCTCGACTGGAAGCTCGAGGACCCGGCAGGCCAGGGCGTCGAGGCCGTCCGCCCGATCCGCGACGAGATCAAGACCCTGGTGGAAGGTCTGATCGCCGAGATCGCTCCGGCGAAGCCGGAGGCCACGGCGTGA
- a CDS encoding ArsR/SmtB family transcription factor: MLTSVDPDVIRVLGDPLRLQIVTLLARETLCTTHLVEETGAKQTNLSNHMKVLREAGIVETEPCGRFTYYKLKPEVLVGLSEQFAELAASARTAAENKRACP, from the coding sequence ATGCTGACTTCAGTCGATCCTGATGTGATCCGGGTGCTGGGCGATCCGCTCCGCCTTCAGATCGTGACCCTGCTGGCGCGCGAGACGCTGTGCACGACGCACCTGGTCGAGGAGACCGGAGCCAAGCAGACCAACCTGTCCAACCACATGAAGGTGTTGCGCGAGGCCGGGATCGTGGAGACCGAGCCCTGCGGCCGCTTCACCTACTACAAGCTCAAGCCCGAGGTCCTGGTCGGCCTGTCCGAGCAGTTCGCCGAGCTGGCCGCCTCCGCCCGCACCGCCGCCGAGAACAAGAGGGCCTGCCCGTGA